One region of Labrus mixtus chromosome 1, fLabMix1.1, whole genome shotgun sequence genomic DNA includes:
- the LOC132958788 gene encoding relaxin-3 receptor 1-like, with protein sequence MEELLNYSGAMNRSRPGYDKFSFEDIDVSADGAFILRILISVVYSVVCAVGLVGNLLVFFLMRLRQGRKKSSLNYFIINLAVTDFQFVLTLPFWAVDTVLDFSWPFGDAMCKIILSVTVMNMYASVFFLTAMSVTRYWSVSSSLKKKTYRSSRCVKWVCVVLWVAATAATAPTTIFSTVTVVAGEKLCLLRFPEGHDWLALYHIQKILIAFIIPMLIVSVNYLMLLRFVRRRSMDSSNPRRRTRITKSVAIVVLSFFFCWMPNHAITFWGVLVKFNAVNWDKSYYMVHTYVFPVTVCLAHANSCLNPVLYCLMRPEIRKMLSGLVFRVSTPPHNKGCATRSFTQGDTQGALPLHISDNGEYKLCNLELNGLSSSNMIPYT encoded by the coding sequence ATGGAAGAATTACTGAACTACAGCGGAGCGATGAACAGAAGTAGGCCTGGTTATGACAAATTTAGTTTTGAAGACATCGATGTGAGCGCAGACGGCGCCTTCATCCTGAGGATCCTCATCTCCGTGGTTTACTCAGTGGTTTGCGCGGTGGGCTTGGTGGGGAATCTGCTCGTGTTTTTCCTCATGAGGTTACGACAAGGTCGAAAAAAGTCCAGCCTCAACTACTTTATCATAAACTTGGCAGTGACGGACTTTCAGTTCGTGCTCACGCTGCCCTTCTGGGCCGTGGACACCGTGCTGGACTTCAGCTGGCCGTTTGGAGACGCCATGTGCAAAATCAtcctctctgtcactgtgatgAACATGTACGCGAGTGTGTTCTTCCTCACAGCCATGAGTGTGACCCGCTACTGGTCGGTGTCCTCGTccctgaagaagaaaacttacaGGAGCTCACGATGTGTGAAGTGGGTGTGCGTGGTGCTGTGGGTGGCGGCGACAGCAgccacagctccaacaacgatcTTCTCCACAGTGACTGTGGTGGCCGGGGAGAAACTCTGCCTGCTCAGGTTTCCTGAAGGGCACGATTGGCTTGCGCTCTATCACATCCAGAAAATACTGATAGCCTTCATCATCCCCATGCTCATAGTCTCTGTTAACTACTTGATGCTCCTGCGCTTCGTGAGGCGGAGGAGCATGGACAGCAGCAACCCTAGACGGAGAACAAGAATCACCAAATCTGTTGCTATAGTggttttgtctttcttcttctgctggatGCCAAATCATGCGATCACATTTTGGGGTGTTTTGGTCAAATTTAACGCGGTAAACTGGGATAAATCATATTACATGGTGCACACGTACGtatttcctgtcactgtgtgcCTGGCGCACGCCAACAGCTGCTTGAACCCGGTACTCTACTGCCTGATGAGGCCAGAGATCAGGAAGATGCTCAGTGGGTTGGTGTTCAGAGTCTCCACTCCTCCTCACAATAAGGGCTGCGCCACGCGCTCTTTTACGCAGGGTGACACTCAGGGTGCGCTGCCTCTCCACATTTCCGACAATGGCGAGTACAAGCTGTGCAATTTGGAACTTAATGGCTTATCGAGCTCCAACATGATCCCCTACACTTGA